The DNA region CCATTCGCATAGACTGTCACCTCAGCTTTATGAGTCGAATTCACACGGGCATTATTAGCAACAGACAAATGCACATCAACCTTAGTTGCAAGGGTTTGAAAATGCTTTGTCGCCTTTTCCAACTTGCTTTCGACATAGTCATGGATTGACTCTGTAACTGCAATGTTGTTGCCTTGGATCAATAGCTTCATAATATCAGGTTACTCCATCCTAATAGTTGTCACAAGGGCATTTTGGAGAGATCTTAGAGAATATTGATAGTGAACTAAGAACCAAAATTATTAATAGTTCAAAATGCTCTTGCAGAGTGTTCTCTTAGTATAATTACTAAGATTTCTTTGTTAGTAAAATCACTGTAGCAATTCCAAAAATAACTTTAGTTCAGTAATAACATCTTGGGACGAAAATACAGCTTAAAGTGCTATTTTTGTTCGAAAGAACGCTATCTATAGCGTTATAACAGTAAATATTTACAGATAGTATTCTCTAGGGGATAAAAACAACCGAATATGATGTTGTTAATCGATAACTTAATGTTGTTTTTCTTTGATCTCTACAGGTTCAATTATATTTTTTATAATCGAAGCTTGTCAATTTATCAGGTCTGAAACTTCAAGAAACCTACTTCTCTTTTACAGTTCTTAATTCTTTGCGGATGAGGCATTCAAAACGCTAACATTCCTGACAAAAGGATTTGAATTCTTTTGATGTTTTGTAATTATCTGTAGGATCCCTTGACAGTTTTGGGTAGTCAATCGCAGCTTTTAAATCCTTGTTTGGTTCAGCAATGGTCGCAAGTTTCCTATGAAGTTGCATGGGAGCTCCAAAAAACTTTGGTGGCTCATCATTTAGCTCATACACAATATCCGGATACATTGCTTTTGCTAGAACATCCGCCTGTTTACACGCTGGGGACAGGTTCAGACACAGCTTTTTTGAGGTTCGATCCCGATCAACGGCAAGAGTTGCTATATCGTACGGAGCGCGGGGGAGAAGTTACATACCATTGCCCAGATCAACTGGTCGGTTATCCGATTTTAAATTTGCATCGCCATCAACGGGATCTACATTGGTACTTACGGCAGTTGGAAGAAGTAATTATTCAGCTATTAGCAAGTTATGGG from [Leptolyngbya] sp. PCC 7376 includes:
- the lipB gene encoding lipoyl(octanoyl) transferase LipB is translated as MGSQSQLLNPCLVQQWSQVSYEVAWELQKTLVAHHLAHTQYPDTLLLLEHPPVYTLGTGSDTAFLRFDPDQRQELLYRTERGGEVTYHCPDQLVGYPILNLHRHQRDLHWYLRQLEEVIIQLLASYGLHGERITGLTGVWLDGHKIAAIGIKVKRWITMHGFALNICPDLSGFQKIVPCGIGDRPVGSLEQFLPGITTAQVRQDLPAIFAEVFQLEMIELPHSNHMDTKSNESLAL